The sequence below is a genomic window from Balneola vulgaris DSM 17893.
ATCCGATCCCATTCCGGTATCCATGAATAACTCCATGATATCCTTCAGGCGGCAAGAGGTGTTGTTGATCAGGTATTCACTATCTCCTGAACGGTATAGCCTTCGGGTAATGGTTACTTCACTGTATTCGATGGGTAGAATGCCTTTATCATTCACGAAAGTGAGTGAAACTTCGGCCATACCCAGGGCTTTTTTCTTAGCCGTACCATTGAAGATTACGTTACTCATCGCAGATGAACGCAGCAACGACGGGCGTTGCTCACCCAGAACCCAGCGAAGGGCGTCTACGATATTGGATTTACCACAACCATTAGGGCCCACAATAGAGGTGATACCACTATCGAAAGAAACCTTGGTTTTATGAGCAAAACTCTTAAATCCCTGTAAACTGAGTTCGGATATATACATATGTTAATTCAATCTGCTCGGATGTCGAGATATAAGCTGATTTAATGGCCTTTCAACATCCATCAAACGGTTTAAACCGTCATGATTTCCTCTTCTTTCTTAGAGAGGGTTTCTTCCACTAGAGCAATGTTCTTGTCAGTGATTTTTTGTACTTCGTCCTCAGCTTCGAATTTTGAATCCTCAGGGAGAGAATCAGCTTCTACTTTCTTTTTGATTTCATCATTAGCATCACGGCGTGAGTTGCGGATACTAATACGAGCTTGCTCAGCTTTGTCTTTTGATAATTTAACGAGTTCCTTACGGCGTTCCTCAGTTAGAATAGGAAGCGGGATGCGAATAAAATCACCATCATTCATAGGGTTAAGCCCTAAGCCAGCGGCCATAATCGCTTTTTCAATATCGGCTAAAGCGGATTTGTCGTATGGCGATACCATCAACAACCGTGGTTCTGGAACCGATATGTTAGCGAGCTGTTGAAGCGGAGTTTGAGATCCATAATACTCAACTTTAACCCCTTCAATAAGTGCTGGATTTGCTTTACCCGCACGAATGTGAGAAAACTCTTTTTTTAGATATGCTACGGCATCTTCCATTTTGATGTCCGCTTCGTCGATAATTTCTTGTAATTCCTCTGGAATCATAACTAAAATGTCTTGTTAAATAATAAATGAGCCACTTTTATAACTTTGCGAAGTTACTAAAACTCATGGTTATTTCTTAAAGGTTTTTGTTAGACTGATTTGAATTGAAATAAAAAAGGGAAGTTCCTGAATTTCAGAAACTTCCCTTAAGAAAATAGTTTGAGGGCTTTACTCCCAAATTACGGTAGTACCTAAAGCTTCGCCGTCTACCACAATCTTCTTGAAATTCCCTTTAGTATTCATATCAAATACGATGATAGGGGTGTTGTTTTCGCGGCAAAGGGTGAAAGCGGTTAAATCCATTACCGAAAGCCTACGTTGAAGAACGTCATCACCGGTAATCACATCAAATTTTTGTGCATCAGGATTCTTTTCTGGATCTGAATCATAGATACCATCCACACGAGTTCCCTTAAGGATTACATCGGCTTCAGCTTCAATGGCACGTAGCGCACCAGCTGTATCGGTAGTGAAGTATGGGTTTCCAGTTCCAGCGCCGAAAATTACTACCCGTCCTTTTTCTAAGTGACGAACTGCACGACGACGAATGAATGGTTCTGCGATGGCTTCCATACGGATAGCGCTCATCAGTCGGGTTTTTACCCCTTGGCGTTCAAGTGCATCTTGAAGAGCCATACTGTTAATCATAGTTGCTAACATACCCATGTAATCGCCTTGAACACGATCCATACCTTCAGTAGCGCCTTTAACACCTCTGAAAATATTACCGCCACCAATAACGATGGATACTTCTACTCCCGCTTCTTGTACGCTTTTGATTTCTTCGGCGTACTGGGTAAGGATGTCACCGTCTATACCGTGACCTTGTGTCCCTAATAATGCCTCTCCGCTTAATTTTAGTAAAATGCGCTTGTACTTATTTGCCACTATACTCTGTTTTAAAAAATTAAAGGCCAAAAAAAAGGCCGTTCCGAATTGGAACAGCCTTAATGTAAGAAAAAAAGATTAAGCCTCTTCGCCTAATTGAATTCGACGGAATGACTTAACTAATGGAGTGTTGTTTTGCTCCAAATATTGTTTGATTGAGATGCCGTTATCTTTAACGAACTTCTGCTCAAGCAATACACGTTCTTCGTAGAAACGACGAAGTTTACCTTGAGCTGCTTTTTCAGCGATCTCAGCAGGCTTGCCTTCGTTGATTAACTGCTCTTTAGCAATTTCCAATTCTTTCTCAACAAGTGAAGAATCAACTTCGTCACGAGTAGTAGCAATTGGGTTCATTGCAGCAACTTGCATAGCTACGTCGCGAGCAACATCTTCGTTCTCAACCACGCCATCAAATTCAGCAAGTACACCTAGTTGGTTTCCAGCGTGGATGTAATCGATTACAGTTCCTTCAGTTTTCACTAAAACAACGGTAGAGATTTCGATTTTCTCACCAATTTTACCAACCATTTCTTGAAGGTGATCAGCAATAGTTTTGCCGTCAACTTCTTGAGCTAATAGAGCTTCTGGGTTTTCAGTTTCAGCTTCGTAAGCTGCATCTAAAAAGCTTTGTGCTTGTGCTTGGAAATCTTCGTTACGAGCTACGAAATCAGTTTCGCAGTTAATCTCGATAGCTACAGCTTTTTTAGCATCATCGCTTACTTTAGAAAGTACTAAACCTTCTTTAGCATCACGGTCGGCACGCTTGTCGGCTACTTTTTGACCTTTTTTGCGAAGAAACTCAACAGCAGCATCAAAATCGCCGTTGGTTTCAGCTAAGGCCTTTTTGCAGTCCATCATGCCCGCACCGGTCATGTCTCTTAGTTTTTTTACGTCAGCAGCAGAAATACTCATTTCTCTGAATAGTTTATAGAGTTAAAATTATTCTTCTTCTTCAGATCCAGCGTCAGCTTTGTCGGCGTCGGCAGTTTGGTCTGCATCTTTGCTTTTTCTTTTTCTTGAACGAAGCTTAGTTTTAACATCAGCTGAATCGTCATCCGATCCTTCTTTTGCTTCAACAGCCGCTTGTTCCATAAGCTCTTCTTCAGCGTTAGCTTCTCTTTCCGCAGAGCCTTCAATAATAGCGTCTGCAACTTGTGAAGAGATTAACTGAATAGTACGTGCAGAATCATCGTTACAAGGAATGATGAAATCAGGTACATCAGGATCACTGTTAGTATCTACCATTGCGATAACTGGGATATGAAGCTTGATCGCTTCGTTCACAGCAAGGTGTTCTTTAATGATATCTACTACAAAAATAGCACCTGGAAGACGACCCATGTTAGCGATACCGCCAAGGGTGTTCTCAAGTTTTTCCTGCTCACGTTCTAACATCAAGCCTTCTTTCTTAGTAAGCTCGTTGATAGTACCTGTAGTTTTCATTTTTTCAATCTCTTCCATACGGCTAATGCTCTTGCGAACCGTAGAGAAGTTTGTAAGCATACCGCCTAACCATCTGTGCGTTACAAAAGGCATACCCGCACGGATAGCTTCTGCTTTGATGATTTCAGTAGATTGTTTTTTCGTACCTACGAAAAGAATAGTCTTGCCAGCACGAGAAAGCTTTTGAATCTCGTCGAGAGCGTCTTGTAGGTAGTGTTGAGTTTTTTTGAGGTCAATGATGTGGATCCCGTTGCGTTGCATGAAGATAAAATCTTTCATTTTCGGGTTCCAGCGGCGAGTCAAGTGGCCAAAATGTGCACCTGACTTCAGTAATTCTTCTATTGAAGCTGCTTTAGGCATTTTTTCAGATATGTGTTTAGGTTTATCCGCTATGTGGGTCTTCCTTAACAACCAATCCTGACCTTATATCAGAACACCAGGTGTTAAGTCGCCACATATGTGTGGTTAAATTGTGTTGTATCGAAGTATAGCGAAGTAGGTATTAACGCTTAGAGAACTGGAACTTCTTACGTGCTTTAGGCTGACCGTATTTCTTACGTTCTACCATTCTATCGTCACGTGTAAGCAATCCATGCTCCTTAAGCATGCTGTGTACGCCTTCGTTCTCGCCGTCTAATGCACGTGCAAGAGCGTGTTGTACCGCACCTGCCTGACCAGATTTTCCACCACCACGCACAGTAACTTTAATGTCGAACTTGCCTTCAAGTTCAGTTACGTGAATAGGTAATAGCGCTATGTTCTGCATAGCTTTTACCGGTAGGTATTCTTCGATAGGAGTATTGTTGATTAAGAAAGAACCTTTTCCAGGCTTGATGTAAAGTCTGGCAGTTGAGGTTTTTCTTCTTCCGATGTAATTAGCTTGTGCCATTATTAAGATCGATTAAAGCTCGATGATTTCAGGGTTCTGAGCTGTCTGGTTATGCACTGGTCCAGCATAAACACGTAGGTTAGTCAATAAACGACGACCTAGTCTGTTTTTTGGAAGCATACCTTTTACAGCTTTCATTACAAGAGAGGTAGGATCTTTCTTAAGCATGTCTTCAGCACTTGTAAAACGCTCACCACCTGGGTAAAACGTGTGGCGGAAGTACATCTTATCAGTCATTTTCTTACCAGTAAGCTTCACCTTCTCTGCATTGATAACGATTACGTTATCGCCTACATCCATGTGTGGAGTAAAGGTTGGCTTATTTTTTCCTCTCAATATTGATGCTACAACAGTACTCACGCGACCTAACGGCTGATCTTCAGCGTCGATCAAAACCCACTTCTTCTCGATATCGGAAGCTTTGGCTGAGTATGTTTTAAAACTTAAAGTATCCACGATTAAACTCGTTTTATATGTTTTCTTGGAAAGTCGAAAAAGATAGGGGTATTTAAGTTAGATATCAATATCTAATTATACATTTGTTCCTCACAAGCAAGGGCAAACTCAAAAAAAATTACTTCTGCTCTTCTCTATCTCTCTCTTTAGGGTTATTGAGCTCGCTTAAAGAGCTGAATTTAACGAATTAAGAATGATCATGTGAAATCTGTTTAAGAAAAAGACAATGCTCAAAAAGATTTGTATCTTTATGGTCTATTCGAATTCAAAAACACATTTATAATGAGCGACAAATTTAAGAGCACCAAACTGACCTTTGATACAGGGAATGGTGAAGCTAATTATTACAGCCTGCCTAAGCTTAAAGAACTAGGCTATTCAAATATTGATACTCTCCCGTTTTCAATTAAAATATTGCTTGAAGCGGTATTGAGAGAATTTGATGGATATGCTATTACTGAACAGGATATTGAAACCCTTGCAACCTACAATGCTGCAAGCCCGCAAGGGGAAATTCCATTTAAACCATCTCGAGTAGTACTACAGGATTTTACAGGCGTACCTGCTGTAGTTGATTTAGCAGCATTACGTTCTGCTATGAAGCGCATGGGTGGTAACCCAACCGACATCAACCCTCAAGTACCCGTTGATCTTGTGATTGACCACTCGGTACAAGTGGATATGTTCGGGCAAGATGCAGCGTTGATGTTCAACGTTGAAAAAGAGATGGAGCGTAATAACGAGCGCTATGAGTTTTTGAAATGGGGTAAGGAAGCCTTTGATAACTTCCGTGTAGTACCTCCAGGGCGTGGTATTGTGCACCAGGTAAACCTTGAGTATTTAGGTCGCGGTGTATTCACCCGAACTGAAGAAGATGGTAGCATCACTGCTTACCCAGATACCTTAGTAGGTACCGATTCGCATACCACTATGATTAACGGACTTGGTATTCTAGGCTGGGGTGTTGGTGGAATCGAGGCGGAAGCAGCTATGCTTGGCCAACCAATCTCTATGTTAGTTCCGGAAGTAACAGGAATGAAGCTTACTGGGAAACTTCGTGAAGGCGTAACAGCTACCGATTTAACCCTAACCGTTACTCAGATGCTAAGAAAGCATGGAGTAGTAGGTAAGTTTGTTGAATTCTACGGCGATGGTATCAGCAACATGAGCTTGCCAGATAGAGCAACAATCGCAAACATGGCTCCTGAGTATGGCGCAACAATGGGCTTCTTCCCGATTGATGATGAGTCGTTACGCTACATGAGAAGAACGGGTCGTTCAGAAGAACTCGTTAAATTGGTTGAAAATTACACCAAGGCTCAAGGCTTATTCAGAACTGATGATATTCAAGATCCAGTATTCTCATCAACACTTGAGCTTGACTTAAGTACGGTTGAGACTTCGCTAGCAGGTCCTAAATTGCCACACGATCGTATTGCACTAAACAATATGAAAGAGGCTTTCAACAACTCGCTTACAAGTGATAACCCAACAATGGGCTTCAACTTAACGCAGCAGCAGTTAGCGAATAAAGGACTTTACAAAAATGGACAAGAAATTGAGATGAACCACGGTGATGTTGTAATCGCCGCGATCACTTCTTGTACCAACACTTCGAACCCAAGTGTAATGTTGGGTGCAGGTATCGTTGCTAAAAAGGCAGTTGAAAAAGGCCTTAAAGTTCCAGCTTATGTGAAAACATCACTAGCTCCAGGTTCTCGTGTAGTAACTGAATACCTAAATGAAGCAGGCTTAACAGAGTACATGGACAAGCTAGGCTTTAACTTGGTTGGTTATGGTTGTACTACGTGTATTGGTAACTCAGGACCACTTCCTGAGCCTGTAGAAAAAGCAATCCGCGAAGGTGATCTTATTGCCGCAGGTGTGCTTTCAGGAAACAGAAACTTCGAAGGTCGTATTCACCCATGGGTAAAAGCGAACTTCCTAGCTTCACCTCCATTAGTAGTAGCTTATGCTTTAGCGGGTACCGTTAACATCGACTTGAATAGTGAGCCACTTGGCCAAGACAAAGATGGAAACGATGTATACCTAAAAGACATCTGGCCAACTACTGAAGAAATTGCAGAGCACTTAGACAATGCAATTCGCCCAGACCTATTTGATAAGATGTATGGCGATATTTTTGAATCACCAACTTGGGAAGCAATTCCAGTATCAGGTGGTGACCAATTTAATTGGGACGAGAAGTCTACCTACATTCAAGAGCCTCCATTCTTTATGAATATGAGTGAAGAGCCACAGCCTATTAAGCCAATTAATGGCGCTCGTGCTCTTGTGAAAGTAGGAGATTCAATCACTACCGATCACATCTCTCCAGCAGGTGCTATTAAGGAAGACGCGCCAGCCGGTGAGTACTTGAAAGCCAACGGTGTTGAGAAAAAAGATTTCAACTCGTACGGTTCTCGTCGTGGTAACGATCGTGTGATGACACGCGGTACTTTTGCAAACGTTCGTTTTAAGAACCAACTAGCTCCAGGTACAGAAGGTGGTTACACTACCTATCTACCTACCGGTGAAGTGACATCTATTTATGATGCTTCATTAAAGTACAAAGAGAGCAATACACCACTTATTGCCATTGCTGGTAATCAGTATG
It includes:
- the pyrH gene encoding UMP kinase yields the protein MANKYKRILLKLSGEALLGTQGHGIDGDILTQYAEEIKSVQEAGVEVSIVIGGGNIFRGVKGATEGMDRVQGDYMGMLATMINSMALQDALERQGVKTRLMSAIRMEAIAEPFIRRRAVRHLEKGRVVIFGAGTGNPYFTTDTAGALRAIEAEADVILKGTRVDGIYDSDPEKNPDAQKFDVITGDDVLQRRLSVMDLTAFTLCRENNTPIIVFDMNTKGNFKKIVVDGEALGTTVIWE
- the rpsB gene encoding 30S ribosomal protein S2; this translates as MPKAASIEELLKSGAHFGHLTRRWNPKMKDFIFMQRNGIHIIDLKKTQHYLQDALDEIQKLSRAGKTILFVGTKKQSTEIIKAEAIRAGMPFVTHRWLGGMLTNFSTVRKSISRMEEIEKMKTTGTINELTKKEGLMLEREQEKLENTLGGIANMGRLPGAIFVVDIIKEHLAVNEAIKLHIPVIAMVDTNSDPDVPDFIIPCNDDSARTIQLISSQVADAIIEGSAEREANAEEELMEQAAVEAKEGSDDDSADVKTKLRSRKRKSKDADQTADADKADAGSEEEE
- the acnA gene encoding aconitate hydratase AcnA, with amino-acid sequence MSDKFKSTKLTFDTGNGEANYYSLPKLKELGYSNIDTLPFSIKILLEAVLREFDGYAITEQDIETLATYNAASPQGEIPFKPSRVVLQDFTGVPAVVDLAALRSAMKRMGGNPTDINPQVPVDLVIDHSVQVDMFGQDAALMFNVEKEMERNNERYEFLKWGKEAFDNFRVVPPGRGIVHQVNLEYLGRGVFTRTEEDGSITAYPDTLVGTDSHTTMINGLGILGWGVGGIEAEAAMLGQPISMLVPEVTGMKLTGKLREGVTATDLTLTVTQMLRKHGVVGKFVEFYGDGISNMSLPDRATIANMAPEYGATMGFFPIDDESLRYMRRTGRSEELVKLVENYTKAQGLFRTDDIQDPVFSSTLELDLSTVETSLAGPKLPHDRIALNNMKEAFNNSLTSDNPTMGFNLTQQQLANKGLYKNGQEIEMNHGDVVIAAITSCTNTSNPSVMLGAGIVAKKAVEKGLKVPAYVKTSLAPGSRVVTEYLNEAGLTEYMDKLGFNLVGYGCTTCIGNSGPLPEPVEKAIREGDLIAAGVLSGNRNFEGRIHPWVKANFLASPPLVVAYALAGTVNIDLNSEPLGQDKDGNDVYLKDIWPTTEEIAEHLDNAIRPDLFDKMYGDIFESPTWEAIPVSGGDQFNWDEKSTYIQEPPFFMNMSEEPQPIKPINGARALVKVGDSITTDHISPAGAIKEDAPAGEYLKANGVEKKDFNSYGSRRGNDRVMTRGTFANVRFKNQLAPGTEGGYTTYLPTGEVTSIYDASLKYKESNTPLIAIAGNQYGTGSSRDWAAKGTNLLGVKAVIAESYERIHRSNLVQMGVLPLQFKSGETPETLGLDGTETFNIDVDDNIKARGEVKVTAIKADGTEINFITDSRIDTPVEVDYYRNGGILHTVLLDYLKKSKA
- the tsf gene encoding translation elongation factor Ts, with product MSISAADVKKLRDMTGAGMMDCKKALAETNGDFDAAVEFLRKKGQKVADKRADRDAKEGLVLSKVSDDAKKAVAIEINCETDFVARNEDFQAQAQSFLDAAYEAETENPEALLAQEVDGKTIADHLQEMVGKIGEKIEISTVVLVKTEGTVIDYIHAGNQLGVLAEFDGVVENEDVARDVAMQVAAMNPIATTRDEVDSSLVEKELEIAKEQLINEGKPAEIAEKAAQGKLRRFYEERVLLEQKFVKDNGISIKQYLEQNNTPLVKSFRRIQLGEEA
- the frr gene encoding ribosome recycling factor; its protein translation is MIPEELQEIIDEADIKMEDAVAYLKKEFSHIRAGKANPALIEGVKVEYYGSQTPLQQLANISVPEPRLLMVSPYDKSALADIEKAIMAAGLGLNPMNDGDFIRIPLPILTEERRKELVKLSKDKAEQARISIRNSRRDANDEIKKKVEADSLPEDSKFEAEDEVQKITDKNIALVEETLSKKEEEIMTV
- the rplM gene encoding 50S ribosomal protein L13, translated to MDTLSFKTYSAKASDIEKKWVLIDAEDQPLGRVSTVVASILRGKNKPTFTPHMDVGDNVIVINAEKVKLTGKKMTDKMYFRHTFYPGGERFTSAEDMLKKDPTSLVMKAVKGMLPKNRLGRRLLTNLRVYAGPVHNQTAQNPEIIEL
- the rpsI gene encoding 30S ribosomal protein S9, which codes for MAQANYIGRRKTSTARLYIKPGKGSFLINNTPIEEYLPVKAMQNIALLPIHVTELEGKFDIKVTVRGGGKSGQAGAVQHALARALDGENEGVHSMLKEHGLLTRDDRMVERKKYGQPKARKKFQFSKR